One Glandiceps talaboti chromosome 2, keGlaTala1.1, whole genome shotgun sequence genomic region harbors:
- the LOC144450105 gene encoding protein phosphatase 1 regulatory subunit 14C-like, whose protein sequence is MAMQVGFNEPVPNSENDSTLKVKSNRQKNHLTQKYDPKSTRRRLQVEEWMDEELKELYECDEDEDYDIEIDIDELLSKPEASRYTAVQNLLEEAKKPIDDFIKELLEKIKKL, encoded by the exons ATGGCGATGCAGGTTGGCTTTAACGAACCAGTTCCAAATTCAGAAAATGATTCAACTTTGAAGGTGAAGTCAAACCGACAAAAGAATCATTTAACACAAAAATATGACCCTAAAAGTACACGGAGGCGGTTACAGGTAGAGGAGTGGATGGACGAGGAACTAAAAGAACTCTATGAGTGTGAC GAAGATGAAGACTATGATATTGAAATAGATATTGATGAACTTTTGTCAAAACCAGAGGCATCAAGATATACAGCTGTTCAAAATCTTTTGGAAGAAGCAAAAAAGCCTATCGAT gACTTTATCAAAGAATTGTTGGAAAAGATCAAGAAGCTGTAG
- the LOC144448847 gene encoding low-density lipoprotein receptor-related protein 11-like, giving the protein MKCHLVLVLLITYATVRVEPLSGRSVPKKGGYPHSRTGTNNHGWPYASYDEREEESAKQPTADEITCKDYFEEHTDSIVRTKDSLKAGAIFLSAPTGVTSLQDCMNSCQCDGKEDDEERCDMVVFEDSKKNCYLFHCIIDGRNKCLFAHHDGYMSMLLDASTFKKDKATATEQELPQPQEHSTENQNLQTTTTIRTTTTVATTAITTTTEKSKIPCARFEFQCDNGECIGIYHACDGIPHCMDKSDENCDYDYSNPWFYYTMGNVNGDKPNTYDEDYDYSVLTNIEDGQTDDDDDDNDDDENENDDMINSEDNSEEGLLVTTKSPVLPQDKDEPKTTAYQPPSVAVKTAEVIHTASGEQPTQHEPEDELNGEESTTAAGNIKEGNDVQVNKTSGVELEVDVEVMESGSGRTLPETSAILPLAIGLAITLVLLVMVACRLRMVKRKLRYGRPLPNSQEADYLINGMYL; this is encoded by the exons ATGAAGTGTCACTTAGTGCTCGTTTTATTGATAACATATGCGACAGTGAGAGTTGAGCCATTGAGTGGACGTAGCGTACCCAAAAAGGGAGGGTATCCACATTCACGAACTGGTACAAATAATCACGGTTGGCCTTATGCGTCGTATGATGAACGGGAAGAGGAATCCGCTAAGCAACCGACAGCAGACGAGATAACATGTAAAGACTACTTTGAAGAACATACAGATTCTATTGTCCGTACTAAAGATTCTTTGAAAGCAGGCGCAATATTTCTTAGTGCCCCAACAGGAGTTACCAGCTTGCAAGACTGTATGAATTCTTGTCAATGTGATGGAAAAGAAGACGACGAAGAGAGATGCGATATGGTGGTTTTTGAAGATTCGAAAAAGAACTGTTATTTATTCCACTGCATAATTGATGGAAGAAACAAATGTCTGTTTGCTCATCATGACGGATACATGAGTATGTTGCTGGATGCTAGTACCTTCAAAAAGGACAAGGCAACAGCAACAGAACAAGAACTACCACAACCACAAGAACACTCCACTGAGAATCAGAACTTACAGACTACAACAACCATAAGAACTACCACAACCGTCGCAACCACTGCCATAACTACAACAACAGAGAAATCAA AAATTCCCTGTGCACGCTTTGAATTTCAATGTGATAATGGGGAATGTATTGGGATATATCATGCATGTGATGGTATCCCTCATTGCATGGATAAGTCAGATGAAAACTGTGACTATG ATTATAGCAATCCTTGGTTTTACTATACCATGGGCAATGTGAATGGCGATAAGCCAAACACATATGACGAGGATTATGACTATTCTGTACTTACTAACATTGAAGATGGGCAAAcagatgacgatgatgatgataatgatgatgatgaaaatgaaaatgatgacatgATAAATAGTGAGGATAATTCTGAAGAGGGATTATTAGTTACGACAAAGTCACCTGTATTACCTCAAGACAAAG acGAGCCTAAAACAACAGCATACCAACCACCAAGTGTAGCAGTGAAGACAGCTGAGGTCATCCACACTGCATCAGGTGAGCAACCCACACAACATGAGCCAGAAGATGAATTGAACGGAGAAGAATCTACTACAGCTGCTGGAAATATCAAAGAAGGCAATGATGTACAAGTAAACAAGACATCAGGTGTAGAGTTAGAGGTAGATGTTGAAGTCATGGAATCTGGGTCAGGAAGAACTCTTCCTGAGACTAGCGCAATACTGCCCCTTGCTATCGGCCTTGCAATCACCTTGGTATTACTAGTAATGGTAGCTTGCAGACTTCGAATGGTGAAGAGGAAATTGCGGTATGGGCGTCCTTTGCCAAATTCACAAGAAGCAGACTATCTAATCAATGGCATGTATCTGTAG